The following nucleotide sequence is from Solidesulfovibrio carbinolicus.
AATGATGCTGGTGGTGCCAGAACCGGTACGGGCCGAAACGCTGCTCGTCCACGAAGTAGTTGGGCGCGACGACATGCGTGATCTCCGTCACCCAGCTCATGGGTAAGCCGGCAAGCGCCTTGATCCGGTACTCGATGATGCAGCCGGGATACATGCACGGCGGCACCTCCGAGCGGATGTCGAAGCAGAGCCAGTCCGGGGTGATCGCGCCCAGATTTCGGGGATCGCAGAAAAAGGTCCACGCATCGGCAAGCGGTATCGGCAGCACCTGGACCTGCTTGATCTGGAAAATTTGCACTGCCATCAGTTATCCTTTTTGTTCAAGGAGATATTTTGGCTAACCATACTCGTGTTAGATTTCGCATTACGCCCTGCCATCGACATAAACAGAGCCGAGTAATCTCAGAACTTGTGAAAAACACTTGCCCCGGGCATTCACTTCAGAGTATTTAAAAAGAGTTGTAAACTGCCTCAAACATGAAAAATTTGGCCACCACAGAAACTTGGGAGTAGCTTTTGGAATTCAAACTATTCACAGGTCTTGCACACAACATTTCACTGCTTTTAGCGGTGGCCCTGCTCTTCGACGTCACAGCGACTCGCTGGAAAATCGGAGAAGCAAAGCCACGCCAATGGCTTGTGGGTCTCCTGCTCGGAGCAGTCGGCCTCGTGGTCATGTCTACGCCCTGGACATTGATGCAAGGGGTGGTTTTTGACACCCGTTCAGTACTCCTCGGCATTTCGGGGCTTTTCTTTGGTTTGATTCCCACGACCATCGCTGTGGGAATCACCGCAGCCTACCGCCTTCACCAAGGAGGTCCCGGAGCTTGGACCGGCGTCTATGTGATCCTGGCATCCGGAGCGATTGGCATTCTGT
It contains:
- a CDS encoding SRPBCC family protein, with the protein product MAVQIFQIKQVQVLPIPLADAWTFFCDPRNLGAITPDWLCFDIRSEVPPCMYPGCIIEYRIKALAGLPMSWVTEITHVVAPNYFVDEQRFGPYRFWHHQHHFREVGEGVEMTDIVHYAMPYGILGLVVHKFVVAKRLEQIFAFRLRKLVEFFGYVR